taatgcatttattttactCGACCTCGATTATTCAAAACTTATAGATACAAGTGTGGTGGTCCAGGTAACTTTATCGGCGTGTCCAGGTGGGTAGCGCTGCATCAATGATTACAAGAGTCCATGTTTCTTGGCCTCGCCCCTGAAGCAAGTGCCATAGGCTTCGGCGGCCTCGCAGTGATCATCCGGCACAGTGATGGCGGCACAGGTGTCGCCGATCTCCAGGGCAATCTTTAGCTTGGCCGGATCGTTGCCCGTGTACTGCTTGGCCTTCTCGTGACCTGCCTCCGTGTCCAGTTTTCCGTTGGCGTCCAGAATTCCGATGTTCTTCATCACGCAGGCGCGCAGGCACTTGCCGGCATATgtgctggctggctgcttCTTGACCATTTCCTGCAGATCGGCATCGGTGGCCCCCACTTCCGGCATGCAGCTCTCGGCTGACTCCATCAGCTTGGCCAGGGCCTCCTTCTCGTCAAAGGCTCGCACCAGTGCGGCGCCGAGAAGGACGATTGCCACCAGAATGATTGGAGTAGACTGCATGATGCTAGGTCGGTGTGTCTGAACGGAACTTGTCTATGCTGATGAGAGACTCAGGCTTTTATAGCTAAATCGGTGACTCGCTCGGCTGTGAAATAATATAGTACATCGTTTAACAATCTTTACAATGGTCGCTTAATTGGCCGCATCGTGATCGTTATTAGGGGTTTTCAGCTAATGGATCAGCTAACAAAATGTAGCCGGTCGACCAATAAGTGCTGACCGCCCCCATAAGACACGCACATCCCCAGAAAAGGTCTAAGTGATTAAAAAAGTGTCCCAACCCCATGTCAACATGACTTGCATATGTGCTTCGTTACACATAATTCATAAGTATCAAAATTGTCTATCAGATGTGCAATCCTGCAGACCATAAAccatataaaatatgaaaatccatttttgaaatttcaaAACCTTTCTAATCGTGcgtaaaattatttttcccattgaaaatccatttaaaacaacatattttgtatatattccatatattttgcatatatttgttggttttttatactttacacaataaaaatgataatgcatctcaacaaaaacaattattcGCGGTACTTATCGGATAGATTTCAAAGACAAAATTAATGATTGCGTgtaacttttgcttttggaaTTCATTTCCCATATACCACTTGCTTGGTTTTAATTTGCGTGGCTTTCATTTGTCGGTTATTGGTATTTCAGTAATCgattagaaaataaaatagtcATAATTAATTTCGACAGATCCGTATGTGGATCGAGAATTATACATCGCtcctacatatatatacattgaATGCGGCATGCAAATTCTATTCGTGAGTCATCAATTCATTGATGTTGTGGTTTTTGCGTTTGGTTAAACTTAAGTCATAATTAATTAACATACAGTTTAGGTAAAAGTATTTAAAGCAACTTAAACTTAAGGTTAAGAGTTCCCTCTCTTTCTTCTTTATTTCGCAGAGTGATTTTTGTAAAGTGtttaaatgtaaaatcatATATCGATCATAATTTAGTTATCTTCCATTATGGGTATGAAATGTGAAGCGAGAGTCACAGTAGCAGTCACGGCAACAGTAACAGTTTACGAGTGCGATTAACGAACGAGTAACGGTTTTGTAAACCTCAAAACTTTGCTACattggtttttgtttcatttgtgATTATTATCATAATATATCGATATCGATCTCTGTGTGATGCATTGTGATTGATCGCTTTCTACTTAGGTTAAAGTTGGGATGGGTTCTGGAATTGGTTTGGGGGATTATGATGTACGGTTAGGGTTGTTATTCTTGCGTTAAATATGCTTAAAGacttatattatatatttggtGTACTTTTTTGAGTTTTGTGTTCTGTTTTCATTTGCTGTTTTATCGCtttgtttagtttagtttgtaACTGTTTGTATGTAGTTTATATAATAACTTGTCCATGGGCATGCCTGCTGCTACCTGTCCGATCTGCGGGGATCTACATCTACAGCTACGTAAACTAAATATAAtacagtttttgttttgtttttgttttgggggtCTTGGGGTTTTGAGGGCTACGCCAACTGTCTGCTATTCAACTCTCCAAACGACTCTGCGATCCCTTTCTCCAAAGTGTTATACACGGCACAGTGGTTACTCCTATTCCTGCCTTCCTGCCTCATCCATTGGTTTATCAAAGGTTTGCGTTATACGCTTAGATGGGCGATATGGAGAGTGGTGCTGAAGCTGTATCGGGCATATATTCCTTGAGGAGATCCCGCAGTCGTAGGATTTCTCTGCCAGCTGCCGATAGATCGCCTTGAAGGGAAAGTTCCCGCTCCCGAAGTCGCTTGATGTCGCGCTGACAGGtctgcaaaaataaatatatacaattagTAAAACTCGCGATGGGACTatctaatttaattaagtttcaCTTATGTTTGAATACCTACCACATTCTGTCTGAGTAGATCCAGCTTGTCGCACTTCAAACGTGTGACCTCCTGGCGCAGATTCTCGATCTTCACGATCGTCTCGTTGCTGGGGGAACTACCCATTATGGTGGACTGGACACCATCTAAGCACAGGGAGCACGCCTTGGTGGTGGCCTCTGCCGAACTCATGCTTTCTAGCCCAGTATCACTGTCAATGTAGGTGGCTCCGCCGTCCAAGTGCGCCATCATTGGATCGAGATCCACGCTATTCAGACTGGAATCATCGCTCGTTTCCGACATGGTGGCCACTGCGACCACTCCGTTTTGGGCGGCACTCACAGCCGCTGCTACCACGCCCCCGCCGGTTCCATTTTGGGGGAGGTGTCCACCTATAGAATTggtattgttgttgttcgccTGGCGAGAGGTAATGTCCGGGGAGGAGGAAGTGGACTCGTTCGATGACTTCGACTTGGATGAGGACTTGGAGGCCGTGCGACTGCAGGTCTGTGGAATAAGAAAGAAATTAGTTTccattttcaatattattgCTATCAAGACTTACATTTAGATTGGGTGTCTGCATTTCGGGATGGGTCTCCTTCTTGGAATTCAATGTGCCCAGCTTCGTGTTCACACTGAATTTATCCGTTTGTCCAGGTCCATGACCATTTCCGGTGTCCACGCTCTGTGAGCGCACCCTCATGATTAAAGCCTTCTTCACCGTATCGATAAAGCGGGAGCCGGCATTGCCGCCACTACCACTTTCTGCTTTCGGGGTCTCGGGTGTAGGACTTCCTGCCGACGTCTGGGAAAGATCGGTTCCCAGAAAGTCGCGAGTCTTCTCCCGCAGTTCCTCGCATAAATTCTGGAGCAGAGAGGTCCTGGTGCGCTGTTCCAACTTTGCAAACTTCTCAGCTTTGTAGCACGCATTCTCAGCATTGATCAGCTTGGTCAAGATGAACTCCTTGAACTCCTGTCCCTTGCGGAAAACTGCGGGATTCGGCAGAGTGGGACCAAAGAAGGGAACATCATCCCTGGCGGTTACGCTGACCTTGTACCGGGTATGTGGTGTATTCGGCTCAATGGGCTGGACCACGATGAAAGCGTGCAGAAAGTGACTGGCGATCATGTCGGGTGAGAATGGAGTGTTAGTCTCCTGAAAAACGATGGCCACAATGTCATTGCCAATGTGTCGCTTCCTCTGGAGCTGCTGTGGATCGCCTTCGGTGTGCGGCAATAGTGTGGATACATGGAACATGATCTCTCGCTCCTTGAAGACCTCATAGACAGCTGTGTCGCCCGTGTGACCATTCTGAATGTCAAGCCCACCCCTGTAGCCCTTGTGATCCTTCAGACGTATCCTTTGACCCAAGACATCCAAGAATTCGTCGAAAGCTGGTGATGTCTGCTGGTTACCGAAAAGTTCCTCCTCGGTGGTCTGTCCATATCTTTGGTAGAGCACTCCAAACTTGAAGTGCGAAACGAGAACATGCTCGTCGTATACACTGATGAGTTGCGAGGCCTTGGGGCACAAAATCGGCATGAAATGCTCGACTGTGATATTTTCGTTCAGTGTATGCGCCATTTTTGCCGGACTTGGCTGTGGTAATAGGCATGATACCGGTAGAAGCTCATGCATCGTACCAGTTCTCAATCTCATCAGGATTCGCATGTGCTCCTGGTTGGCTACATTTTCCGTTTTAATAGAAAGCAAAATCGGTCCCAACTGCTCATCCAGTCCAATCAAATTCGAGTGCTCCCTGGCGGCATAGAATCTCCTGTAGCACTTGGCCGTATCGTCCGTCTCGAACTTTGCCATCCAGGTAGTCTGTGGTAGCAGAGGATTTCCTCTCGCATCGTAGCCGCACTCATGTTCGGTGCCATCCATCCAGTAACCACCGTGCAGTGGCAGCAAGATCATGGGGTACGGTGCTGGTTTGGCCAGCGCCTCCTCCAGCAATCTCTGCGAGGCGGGAATGGCCGAAACGATCGATGAGTTGGAGCTCACCGACGACTGAGATTGGTAGTGGTGTCCGTTGGACAGCAGCTGGCATCCAGAGGCGCTGACCACCCCACTCAGTTGCGGGGAGGCGGGCGTCGAGCTGCAGGCGGAGCCCGAGACTGTGGAGCTGCTCGAGTGATTCATCGAGTGGCGCAGTGTTGCCCGCGATCCCGAGTGCTGCAGCCCACCGTTGTGCGGATGGGCGTGACTGTCGTGGGGTGAGTGTGGCTGGGGCACGCGCTCCTCACTCGCATTACTGCCGCGATGGTGGTTCTGtaagtagaaaaaaaaaatggattataaataagtttaattcgttaaatggttttttaatCAAACTTGAATTCAGTgtatacaaatttacaaatttaatatCACAGACAGCCCAAAGAAACTACCTTTCAAAAATCCCAATCTTATGCCTCCATAAATCCAAGTATTGCAGACAATGCCACCTAATCCTTGGcggaaataaatataattttcccttgccattctctgcgagTACGAAACTGGCTTGATTGTTCAGCGGGATAGTGTGTCAGAGATCCATGTGTGGCACTCTGCACACAACTGGGGCTTGATTATGTGTGAGTGGGTGCTACAGTGGAGCCTCCCACACGCCGACGGGCGGAATTAGAGGCTCTGCAGCACTGCTGCATTATAATTTCATGCAATTATCGTCAGTGAAACCCGCCCGCAGCCCGCGCCCCAGCTTCATATGCAAATGGGGCGGCCTCGAGCCATGTGGATGGATTGGATAATGGTAGAGTGGTGGTGCAGGGTGGTGCAGTTGGTTCGTCGGAGTGGTGCAGAGACTGTCGATGGCTTTGCAATTTTGTTGGCACAAACTATTTGCAAAGGCACCAAACAAATATGGTAGTAGGTGGAAGGGGCGTGGTCGTGGATTACGTGATGGATTTGCAGAGAGGGAAACTTCCACTTCCAATGGCTTTGAATTTTTGATAACATTAAGccaacattttcatttgacaTGAACGAGGCTCCTGCTCCCATTTCCTTTACAATTCCTGGCGCCACTCGAAGCTTTTGTCTGGTCGACCCCCTTTTGACCCCAACCCCCACCCCCTGCCTCTTAACCCGCTGCCACCTAAACAAGCAAGcatattaaaaagttttcttttatttgcaaACAGTTTTTCCGTTTCTGGGATTCTTTTGTTGCACTTTGGGGCTCTGGCCTGCAGCCAAATGTGGCACGTACCCAAGGGGTTAAAGGGAGCGGGCTAGGGTTCATCGATAGTTCGTGCCTTGATTTAATAGTCTGCCGGCTgccaattgcaactgcaactgatGGCTGGAAATAATGAGCCAAAGGAAGTAGGAAAAAGGCAGGCAGTGGAGGTACCCACTTGATAGATGAAAATAATGAGCCGAGAAAGGAtgggaaatgcaaaatgcaactAAAAAAGCAATACAGTTTGGCAGGAACTGTGAGGTCACCGCCTCTCACTTCTGCAATCGATTGAAGGTTAACCGATTCGATTATTCAAATTCGCGTTGTGTGCCATTCAAGCCGAGTTTCCAGCCAGTTGACTGCACCGCTAATGAATTGCATTGTCAGTCATTTGGGTGCATATCCAATGGATTTTGACATCCATCGCTCTAGCAttcatttgtatctgtatctgtatctgttggTATCTGTATCGTGTGAACCGAACTATGGTCtaaaacaaaatatgcaaatgcagttTCCTACTGTAACTCCCTCTTtgcaggcaaacaaaacgaatgTGGCAATtgaggaaaattaataaattttgttGTAACCCTAGACGTTCATTTGGCCGCGGGGCGGGGAATTAAATGGGAACTGGAGCTATGGGACTGTTGCAGATATTGCTAATAGAGTCGGTCACGTCACACGCTTAGTTGGCTTCATTTGCTAAGGGCGGTTGGTCTTTTAATGTTTGcctaaatggaaaatgggaaaactgGTAAATGGCTGAGGGGGAAACCTCATCCCCAAAAATAGATAGTTAGTTGGATAAGCTGTCTGTGGTTGGGTAAACAAAAGAAGTCAGCGTACAAGTGACTCATCTAATAAGGAATATTGTAGTCTCTCTCTCCCCATCTCTCTAAGTTTTTCCTTCAGTTAATTTGTGAAGATTTCCACTTTGGCAATTGGTTTTGGTTTCAGTTTGACTTGTTTTATGAGATCTAATTAGGAAACCATTTGTGCGGAGGCTGCCGTAGAAGTATTAAGCACAAGCAGACAACTACATAAACCGGAAAATGCCAAAGTTAAATGTAATAAAGTGGAAAGCATGACGAATGTAGAACTTGTGCAGAACAAGAAACTCGCTTCTGACAAATGATCATTCCGCTTCCCGCCGAACAATAATGACAATCATAACGCCGATGATGATGTTTATGTGCCGATTCCGAGGAACTTAAGCGGATTACATACAGCCAGTTCGAGTACACGAGCCACAAGATGTGGAAAAGTGTTACGAGCTCAGAGCAGAAAAGAACATATAGAACACTGAACACCGAACAGAAATGGAACCAAAGTGGCGGAGAGCTGAAGTAGGAACTACAGCCATATGGCAAACTGAAGAGGGGCACAAACTGCACAGAGAATTAAAGTTATGTCAAATGATGTTCTCTCTGGACTTGATCTTTAAAGGCTAACAAGTTTGTAATAAGCCAAAGAAAATGATTCTCCAATTTCCTTAATCAGACATCGACATTGAACTAAACATTTTTTCTCACTGTCGAGTGTCATCATTTCGAGGTTAATGGGGTAGTGGCATGTGAAGAGGGACTTGCAACGAGTGGAAAGGGTAGCCCCTGGCAAAATCTTCTCCTGCATTGAACAAGCGATTTGCATAAGGCGAAGGGCAGCAGTTCCTCTTTTGGACACCTCCATATGTGCAAAAAATCCTGCGACGTAGCCAGAGTCAACAAGGCttgcttgttgtttttattgttgccgcTCAAGTGCAGGCGGGCGTCATTAAAAATGTGCATTTTGCATTCAACGCCCTCGTATTTCTCGCTTTTCTCACACCCtaaaaacgacaaaaaatgaaaacaaaatttaacaaaagCACAGGAAGCAGGCCCCTAAAAGAGGGTTAAAAAACACAAGGCGTTGCGAAGAAGTGGGTGTCTGTTATTCGCTGCAGTGCTTTCAAAACTGTTAATATTGTAATATTATTTCTGTTTTAGCCTTTGTGAATATCTTATGCAGTTCACATTGCTCAGCTCAGAAAGTGTCACACATACAAGCTCTCCAACTGattgatatatgtatgctGT
The sequence above is a segment of the Drosophila melanogaster chromosome 2L genome. Coding sequences within it:
- the RapGAP1 gene encoding Rap GTPase activating protein 1, isoform D, whose protein sequence is MLKIHMLEQVVNTENVCENAQELSPKRKLAGQGQVGGGSSSSNGGTPTVSATSSPHHQPTPPQRHIHTGGGKSASQGSSPAGRQHAFMANTQKQQPAGGGSGSGSVTHSPERLRGATTATQDLFELLERVQCSRLDDQRCVLPAYFSQNHHRGSNASEERVPQPHSPHDSHAHPHNGGLQHSGSRATLRHSMNHSSSSTVSGSACSSTPASPQLSGVVSASGCQLLSNGHHYQSQSSVSSNSSIVSAIPASQRLLEEALAKPAPYPMILLPLHGGYWMDGTEHECGYDARGNPLLPQTTWMAKFETDDTAKCYRRFYAAREHSNLIGLDEQLGPILLSIKTENVANQEHMRILMRLRTGTMHELLPVSCLLPQPSPAKMAHTLNENITVEHFMPILCPKASQLISVYDEHVLVSHFKFGVLYQRYGQTTEEELFGNQQTSPAFDEFLDVLGQRIRLKDHKGYRGGLDIQNGHTGDTAVYEVFKEREIMFHVSTLLPHTEGDPQQLQRKRHIGNDIVAIVFQETNTPFSPDMIASHFLHAFIVVQPIEPNTPHTRYKVSVTARDDVPFFGPTLPNPAVFRKGQEFKEFILTKLINAENACYKAEKFAKLEQRTRTSLLQNLCEELREKTRDFLGTDLSQTSAGSPTPETPKAESGSGGNAGSRFIDTVKKALIMRVRSQSVDTGNGHGPGQTDKFSVNTKLGTLNSKKETHPEMQTPNLNTCSRTASKSSSKSKSSNESTSSSPDITSRQANNNNTNSIGGHLPQNGTGGGVVAAAVSAAQNGVVAVATMSETSDDSSLNSVDLDPMMAHLDGGATYIDSDTGLESMSSAEATTKACSLCLDGVQSTIMGSSPSNETIVKIENLRQEVTRLKCDKLDLLRQNVTCQRDIKRLRERELSLQGDLSAAGREILRLRDLLKEYMPDTASAPLSISPI
- the RapGAP1 gene encoding Rap GTPase activating protein 1, isoform E; this translates as MGVLRWRDSPGSRISGSIGNSSGNSNNNHHHSSNSNSSSGNNNAHQQQHNNNHINNNMNNNNNRENHHRGSNASEERVPQPHSPHDSHAHPHNGGLQHSGSRATLRHSMNHSSSSTVSGSACSSTPASPQLSGVVSASGCQLLSNGHHYQSQSSVSSNSSIVSAIPASQRLLEEALAKPAPYPMILLPLHGGYWMDGTEHECGYDARGNPLLPQTTWMAKFETDDTAKCYRRFYAAREHSNLIGLDEQLGPILLSIKTENVANQEHMRILMRLRTGTMHELLPVSCLLPQPSPAKMAHTLNENITVEHFMPILCPKASQLISVYDEHVLVSHFKFGVLYQRYGQTTEEELFGNQQTSPAFDEFLDVLGQRIRLKDHKGYRGGLDIQNGHTGDTAVYEVFKEREIMFHVSTLLPHTEGDPQQLQRKRHIGNDIVAIVFQETNTPFSPDMIASHFLHAFIVVQPIEPNTPHTRYKVSVTARDDVPFFGPTLPNPAVFRKGQEFKEFILTKLINAENACYKAEKFAKLEQRTRTSLLQNLCEELREKTRDFLGTDLSQTSAGSPTPETPKAESGSGGNAGSRFIDTVKKALIMRVRSQSVDTGNGHGPGQTDKFSVNTKLGTLNSKKETHPEMQTPNLNTCSRTASKSSSKSKSSNESTSSSPDITSRQANNNNTNSIGGHLPQNGTGGGVVAAAVSAAQNGVVAVATMSETSDDSSLNSVDLDPMMAHLDGGATYIDSDTGLESMSSAEATTKACSLCLDGVQSTIMGSSPSNETIVKIENLRQEVTRLKCDKLDLLRQNVTCQRDIKRLRERELSLQGDLSAAGREILRLRDLLKEYMPDTASAPLSISPI
- the RapGAP1 gene encoding Rap GTPase activating protein 1, isoform H — its product is MSSYRTLVDHGHPIIVGSSEISLAPSSAASSPKPLHRMIKYWRNSSGKIPGLRKSESFAEYRRHSSNSATISGGSGGRSSTSSARQLQYQRLEMESCENIDMLTEPLRRQHAFMANTQKQQPAGGGSGSGSVTHSPERLRGATTATQDLFELLERVQCSRLDDQRCVLPAYFSQNHHRGSNASEERVPQPHSPHDSHAHPHNGGLQHSGSRATLRHSMNHSSSSTVSGSACSSTPASPQLSGVVSASGCQLLSNGHHYQSQSSVSSNSSIVSAIPASQRLLEEALAKPAPYPMILLPLHGGYWMDGTEHECGYDARGNPLLPQTTWMAKFETDDTAKCYRRFYAAREHSNLIGLDEQLGPILLSIKTENVANQEHMRILMRLRTGTMHELLPVSCLLPQPSPAKMAHTLNENITVEHFMPILCPKASQLISVYDEHVLVSHFKFGVLYQRYGQTTEEELFGNQQTSPAFDEFLDVLGQRIRLKDHKGYRGGLDIQNGHTGDTAVYEVFKEREIMFHVSTLLPHTEGDPQQLQRKRHIGNDIVAIVFQETNTPFSPDMIASHFLHAFIVVQPIEPNTPHTRYKVSVTARDDVPFFGPTLPNPAVFRKGQEFKEFILTKLINAENACYKAEKFAKLEQRTRTSLLQNLCEELREKTRDFLGTDLSQTSAGSPTPETPKAESGSGGNAGSRFIDTVKKALIMRVRSQSVDTGNGHGPGQTDKFSVNTKLGTLNSKKETHPEMQTPNLNTCSRTASKSSSKSKSSNESTSSSPDITSRQANNNNTNSIGGHLPQNGTGGGVVAAAVSAAQNGVVAVATMSETSDDSSLNSVDLDPMMAHLDGGATYIDSDTGLESMSSAEATTKACSLCLDGVQSTIMGSSPSNETIVKIENLRQEVTRLKCDKLDLLRQNVTCQRDIKRLRERELSLQGDLSAAGREILRLRDLLKEYMPDTASAPLSISPI
- the Obp28a gene encoding Odorant-binding protein 28a translates to MQSTPIILVAIVLLGAALVRAFDEKEALAKLMESAESCMPEVGATDADLQEMVKKQPASTYAGKCLRACVMKNIGILDANGKLDTEAGHEKAKQYTGNDPAKLKIALEIGDTCAAITVPDDHCEAAEAYGTCFRGEAKKHGLL
- the RapGAP1 gene encoding Rap GTPase activating protein 1, isoform F codes for the protein MKYLTNTHKESYTLVARKRYMKNLLRQHAFMANTQKQQPAGGGSGSGSVTHSPERLRGATTATQDLFELLERVQCSRLDDQRCVLPAYFSQNHHRGSNASEERVPQPHSPHDSHAHPHNGGLQHSGSRATLRHSMNHSSSSTVSGSACSSTPASPQLSGVVSASGCQLLSNGHHYQSQSSVSSNSSIVSAIPASQRLLEEALAKPAPYPMILLPLHGGYWMDGTEHECGYDARGNPLLPQTTWMAKFETDDTAKCYRRFYAAREHSNLIGLDEQLGPILLSIKTENVANQEHMRILMRLRTGTMHELLPVSCLLPQPSPAKMAHTLNENITVEHFMPILCPKASQLISVYDEHVLVSHFKFGVLYQRYGQTTEEELFGNQQTSPAFDEFLDVLGQRIRLKDHKGYRGGLDIQNGHTGDTAVYEVFKEREIMFHVSTLLPHTEGDPQQLQRKRHIGNDIVAIVFQETNTPFSPDMIASHFLHAFIVVQPIEPNTPHTRYKVSVTARDDVPFFGPTLPNPAVFRKGQEFKEFILTKLINAENACYKAEKFAKLEQRTRTSLLQNLCEELREKTRDFLGTDLSQTSAGSPTPETPKAESGSGGNAGSRFIDTVKKALIMRVRSQSVDTGNGHGPGQTDKFSVNTKLGTLNSKKETHPEMQTPNLNTCSRTASKSSSKSKSSNESTSSSPDITSRQANNNNTNSIGGHLPQNGTGGGVVAAAVSAAQNGVVAVATMSETSDDSSLNSVDLDPMMAHLDGGATYIDSDTGLESMSSAEATTKACSLCLDGVQSTIMGSSPSNETIVKIENLRQEVTRLKCDKLDLLRQNVTCQRDIKRLRERELSLQGDLSAAGREILRLRDLLKEYMPDTASAPLSISPI